The following are from one region of the Cottoperca gobio chromosome 13, fCotGob3.1, whole genome shotgun sequence genome:
- the LOC115017924 gene encoding ras-related protein Rap-2b, translated as MREYKVVVLGSGGVGKSALTVQFVTGSFIEKYDPTIEDFYRKEIEVDSSPSVLEILDTAGTEQFASMRDLYIKNGQGFILVYSLVNQQSFQDIKPMRDQIIRVKRYERVPMILVGNKVDLEGEREVSSGEGKALADEWNCPFIETSAKNKTSVDELFAEIVRQMNYASTPNGDDQCCSSCVIL; from the coding sequence ATGAGGGAGTACAAAGTAGTGGTTCTCGGGTCCGGAGGGGTCGGTAAATCCGCATTAACCGTCCAGTTCGTAACGGGGTCCTTCATAGAGAAATATGACCCGACGATAGAGGATTTCTACAGGAAGGAGATCGAGGTGGACTCCTCTCCGTCCGTCCTGGAGATCCTGGACACGGCGGGGACTGAGCAGTTCGCCTCCATGCGAGACCTATACATCAAAAACGGGCAGGGTTTCATCCTGGTCTACAGCCTGGTGAACCAGCAGAGCTTCCAAGATATCAAGCCGATGAGGGATCAGATCATTCGGGTGAAAAGGTACGAGAGAGTGCCCATGATTCTGGTTGGAAACAAGGTGGACctggagggggagagggaggtcTCGTCCGGCGAGGGGAAGGCACTGGCGGACGAATGGAACTGCCCGTTCATCGAAACTTCTGCCAAAAATAAAACCTCGGTGGACGAACTGTTTGCAGAGATTGTCCGACAGATGAACTATGCCTCAACACCAAATGGCGACGACCAGTGCTGTTCGTCTTGTGTCATTCTTTAA